Sequence from the Kineosporia succinea genome:
GCACCAGGGGCTCGGCGCCGGAGGCGTCGGGGGCCTGCGCGACGCGCACCACGGCGGCGCGGTGGGCGGTGGTGGCCAGGGCGAGGGCGAGCAGGGCCGGGTCGCCGAGCTCCTCGGCGGCCTGGAGCATGGCCCGCACGTGCTCGGAGTCGTCGAGCCCGGCGCCGCGCACGGCGAGCGAGCGGGCGAAGTGCAGCAGGAGCGTGACGTCGGCCCAGCCGATCAGGTGGGCCTGCGCGGCGAGGGTCTCGACCTCGGCGGAGACGTCGCGGTCCTGCGAGGCCTCGATCAGCGCGTAGGCGCGGCGGAGGGCGTCATCGTGCTGACGGGCGGACACGTCGCCTGCCGCCTGTGCCGGGATCACGCCCGTCGCCCTCCTCACGTCTCCCTGTCGGCCAGTAACTTTGGCCGCTCCAGCTACGAAAGCCCCTCGGGTCACACGATCAGTCGCTCAGCAGACAGCAAACGCCCGCAGACAGACCAGATCACACTATCGGCCCAGAGCGGTCGGCAGTGATCTTCGCGGTCCTGATTCACGTGAACGGGCTCTCGGGAGCGCCCCACTTCCGGCGGTTTGAGCCGGATTCCGGCCCGCGCGAACCCGCCGGCGCTCGTCCGGGACCGGGTGACATCCGTGCGGTCAGGCGCACTTCGGCCGCCCGATCGCGAATCCGGCCTCAGCCCGTGACGGTGGCGGCCAGCGCCTCGAGCTCGGGGATCCCGGCCGCCTCGGCCAGGGTCTGCTCGAGCACCCGGTCGTGCGTGGGGTGCGCCTCGCCCAGCAGCTCCCGCCCGGCCGGGGTCAGCTCGGTGTAGATGCCGCGGCGGTCGTCGGCACACAGGACGCGGGTGAGCAGCTGCCGGTCTTCGAGCCGGTTGACGAGCCGGGTGGTCGCGCTGCTCGACAACGCCGCGGCGCGGGCCAGGCTGCTGCATGCGCATGTGCCAGCCGTCTTGCCGGCCGAGGGCGTCGAGCACGGTGAACTCCACGACCGAGAGGCCGTGCTCACGCTGCAGGACACGCTCGAGCTCACTCTCGATCAGCCCGTGGAGTGCCGCCAGCGTGCGCCAGCCGCGCGCGCGGATCTCGACCGCATCGTCTGCAATACCCACGAGCCCAACTCTAACAGCTTGCGCGGATATCCCGCGCGTGCAACTATCTCTCCTCGTTGCGTGCGCCGGTATTTGCAGACGCCGCCTATCACCCATCACTTCCCGGAAGGGGAATCCCATGCCCGTGGCGCTCTACGCCCTGGCGCTCGGCGGATTCGGCATCGGGCTGACGGAGTTCGTGATCGCCGGGCTGCTGCCCGAGGTCGCCGCGGACTTCGCCGTCTCCGAGACCACCGCCGGCTACCTGATCTCCGGCTACGCCCTCTCGGTCGCCGTCGGCGGCATCCTGCTCACCGCCGGGCTCGGCCGGCTCGACCGCAAGAAGGCCCTGCTCGGCCTGCTCGTGCTGTTCATCCTCGGCAACGGCCTGTCCGCCCTGGCCGGCAGCTACGAGGTCATGCTGGCCGGGCGCATCGTCGCGGCCCTGTGCCACGGCGCGTTCTTCGGCATCGGCGCGGTCGTGGCCGCCGGGCTGGTCGAGGAGAAGCGCCGCGCCGGGGCCATCTCGGTGATGTTCGCCGGCCTGACCATCGCCAACGTGCTGGGCGTCCCGCTGGGCACGTTCCTCGGGCAGGCCGCGGGCTGGCGGGCCACGTTCTGGGCGATCACCGTGATCGGGGTCGTGGCCCTGACCGGGATCCTCGCCCTCGTCCCCTCGCAGCCGCCCACCCGGCCCGACCACGGCGTCCTCAAGGAATTCGCCCTGTTCCGCAGCCCTCAGGTCTGGCTCTCGATGCTGGTCACCGTGCTCGGCTTCGGCGGCATGTTCGGCGGTTTCACCTACATCGCCTACACGCTCACCGACGTCAGCGGATTCAGCGCCGGCACCGTGCCGTGGCTGCTCGTGCTGTTCGGCGCGGGCACCTTCGCGGGCAACCTGCTCGGCGGCCGTGCATCCGACCGCGACCTGGGCCGCACCCTGCTCACCGTCCTGGCCACGCTCACCGTGATCCTGACGTTCTTCGCGCTCACCGCCGGCTCGAGGACCGCGACGATCGTGGCGATGGTGCTGATGGGTGGCTTCGGCTTCGCCACCGTGCCCGGCCTGCAGATGCGGATCATGAACCACGCCGCGCACGCCCCTACGCTCGCCTCGGGCGCCAACATCGCCGCGTTCAACCTGGGCAACGCCTTCGGGGCCTGGGTCGGGGGCCTCACCCTGGCCGCCGGACTGGGTTACACCTCACCGCTATGGGCCGGCGCGGGGATCACGCTGGCCGGGCTCGCCGTGTTCGCGATCGCCTCCCGGGTGCGTGGCGGCGAGTTCGCCACCCCCTCGGCCAGCGCTCGCTCGACTGCCACTCGCTCGACCGCCACTCCCTCAACCGCCACTCCCTCAACCGCCGCTCCCTCGACCGCCGCTCCCTCGACCGCCGCTCCCTCAACCGCCGCCCCTTCGACGGCCGCTCCCTCGCCCGCCACTCCCACGCCCGCCACTCCCTCGACCGCCGCGGAGACCGCCAGGCCTGCCACCGAACCGGCCACCGAACCGGCCCCCTTCGCCGACCACCGGCCCTGACACCGACCCCGACCCCGAGCCCGGCGCCGCGCTCACCCGTCCCTGACCGACCCGAACACCGTAGGAGTCACCTTGATCCCCGAGATCACCCTCAACAACGGCGTCCGCATGCCCCAGCTCGGCTTCGGCGTCTTCCAGGTCCCCGACGACGAGACCCAGCGCGCCGTTGAGACCGCCCTCGCCGCCGGGTACCGCAGCATCGACACGGCCGCGGTCTACGGCAACGAGCGCGGTGTCGGAAAGGCCC
This genomic interval carries:
- a CDS encoding MFS transporter; the encoded protein is MPVALYALALGGFGIGLTEFVIAGLLPEVAADFAVSETTAGYLISGYALSVAVGGILLTAGLGRLDRKKALLGLLVLFILGNGLSALAGSYEVMLAGRIVAALCHGAFFGIGAVVAAGLVEEKRRAGAISVMFAGLTIANVLGVPLGTFLGQAAGWRATFWAITVIGVVALTGILALVPSQPPTRPDHGVLKEFALFRSPQVWLSMLVTVLGFGGMFGGFTYIAYTLTDVSGFSAGTVPWLLVLFGAGTFAGNLLGGRASDRDLGRTLLTVLATLTVILTFFALTAGSRTATIVAMVLMGGFGFATVPGLQMRIMNHAAHAPTLASGANIAAFNLGNAFGAWVGGLTLAAGLGYTSPLWAGAGITLAGLAVFAIASRVRGGEFATPSASARSTATRSTATPSTATPSTAAPSTAAPSTAAPSTAAPSTAAPSPATPTPATPSTAAETARPATEPATEPAPFADHRP